The following proteins are encoded in a genomic region of Bosea beijingensis:
- the sufB gene encoding Fe-S cluster assembly protein SufB has translation MAAVQETIDQVKSIDVTEYKYGFVTELEVEKPAKGLTEDTVRYISARKNEPEWMLEWRLDAFRRWKTMTEPTWSRVNYPPIDYQDLYYYAAPKKGASPQSLDEVDPAILETYKKLGIPLREQEILAGVAPENRVAVDAVFDSVSVVTTFKKELAAAGVIFCSISEAIQEHPELVKKYLATVVPVTDNYFATLNSAVFTDGSFVYIPKGVRCPMELSTYFRINEQNTGQFERTLIIADEGAYVSYLEGCTAPKRDENQLHAAVVELIALDDAEIKYSTVQNWFPGDAEGKGGIYNFVTKRGDCRGKNSKISWTQVETGSAITWKYPSCILRGDGSRGEFYSIAVSNGMQQVDSGTKMLHLGKNTTSKIIAKGIAAGKSDSTYRGIVSAHRKATGARNFTNCDSLLIGDQCGAHTIPYIEAKTATAIFEHEATTSKIGEDQMFYCQQRGLSEEEAVALIVNGFVKEVLQQLPMEFAVEAQKLITISLEGSVG, from the coding sequence ATGGCAGCGGTCCAGGAGACCATCGATCAGGTCAAGTCGATCGACGTGACCGAGTACAAATACGGCTTCGTCACGGAGCTGGAGGTCGAGAAGCCGGCCAAGGGCCTCACCGAGGACACGGTCCGCTATATCTCGGCGCGCAAGAACGAGCCGGAATGGATGCTGGAATGGCGGCTCGACGCCTTCCGCCGCTGGAAGACCATGACCGAGCCGACCTGGTCGCGCGTCAATTATCCGCCGATCGACTACCAGGACCTGTACTATTACGCCGCGCCGAAGAAGGGCGCCTCGCCGCAGTCGCTCGACGAGGTCGATCCGGCCATTCTCGAGACCTACAAGAAGCTTGGTATCCCCCTGCGCGAGCAGGAAATCCTGGCTGGCGTTGCTCCTGAGAACCGCGTCGCGGTCGATGCTGTGTTCGACTCGGTCTCGGTGGTCACGACCTTCAAGAAGGAGCTGGCTGCGGCCGGCGTGATCTTCTGCTCGATCTCGGAGGCCATCCAGGAGCATCCCGAACTGGTGAAGAAGTATCTCGCGACCGTCGTTCCGGTCACGGACAACTATTTCGCGACGCTGAACAGCGCGGTCTTCACAGACGGTTCCTTCGTCTACATTCCCAAGGGCGTGCGCTGCCCGATGGAGCTGTCGACCTATTTCCGCATCAACGAGCAGAATACCGGCCAGTTCGAGCGCACCCTGATCATCGCCGACGAGGGTGCCTATGTCAGCTATCTCGAAGGCTGCACGGCGCCGAAGCGCGACGAGAACCAGCTCCACGCCGCGGTGGTCGAGCTGATCGCGCTCGACGATGCCGAGATCAAGTACTCGACCGTGCAGAACTGGTTCCCCGGCGATGCCGAGGGCAAGGGCGGCATCTACAACTTCGTGACCAAGCGCGGCGACTGCCGCGGCAAGAACTCGAAGATCTCGTGGACGCAGGTCGAGACCGGTTCGGCGATCACCTGGAAGTATCCGTCCTGCATCCTGCGCGGCGACGGCTCGCGCGGCGAGTTCTACTCGATCGCGGTGTCGAACGGCATGCAGCAGGTCGATAGCGGCACCAAGATGCTGCATCTCGGCAAGAACACGACCTCGAAGATCATCGCCAAGGGCATCGCGGCCGGCAAGTCGGACTCGACCTATCGCGGCATCGTCTCGGCCCATCGCAAGGCGACCGGCGCGCGCAACTTCACCAATTGCGACTCGCTGCTGATCGGCGACCAGTGCGGCGCGCACACCATCCCCTATATCGAGGCCAAGACCGCGACCGCGATCTTCGAGCACGAGGCGACGACGTCGAAGATCGGCGAGGACCAGATGTTCTACTGCCAGCAGCGCGGCCTCTCCGAGGAGGAGGCGGTGGCGCTGATCGTCAACGGCTTCGTCAAGGAGGTGCTGCAGCAGCTTCCGATGGAATTCGCTGTCGAGGCGCAGAAGCTGATCACGATCTCGCTCGAAGGCTCCGTGGGGTGA
- a CDS encoding cysteine desulfurase family protein, protein MVTAERAYLDHNATTPVRPEVVEAIAHALTLPGNPSSVHGEGRAARAAMERAREQVAKLVGAKASNVVFTSGGTEANVAVLSPGLMDCDGGRDCVRTRATLLLHSATEHACVRDGHRFPAASVEAIPVDENGLVDLAWLDARLARFVAEKPGARALVSIHLANNETGVIQPIAEAAAIAHRHGGLMHSDAVQAAGKIAIDIAALGVDVLTLSAHKIGGPKGIGAIVFRTGALELSDKPMRGGGQERGWRAGTENLPGIIGFGAAAEIAGKVLAEEAGRLAGLRDRLEAGLAALSPETVIFAQAAPRLPNTSAFATPGLKAETVLIKLDLAGAALSSGSACSSGKVKRSHVLDAMKIDPAMSAGALRASLGWTTSEADIDLFLAAYEKLVAAQSDRSAKAAA, encoded by the coding sequence ATCGTGACGGCCGAACGCGCCTATCTCGACCATAATGCCACGACCCCGGTGCGGCCGGAGGTGGTGGAAGCGATCGCGCATGCGCTGACGCTGCCGGGCAACCCGTCCTCCGTTCATGGCGAAGGGCGCGCCGCGCGCGCCGCCATGGAGCGGGCGCGCGAGCAGGTCGCGAAGCTCGTCGGCGCCAAGGCCTCTAACGTCGTCTTCACAAGTGGGGGCACCGAGGCGAATGTCGCGGTGCTCTCGCCCGGACTGATGGATTGCGATGGCGGCCGCGACTGCGTACGGACGCGTGCGACACTTCTGTTGCACAGCGCGACCGAGCACGCCTGCGTGCGTGATGGGCATCGTTTCCCGGCTGCCTCCGTCGAGGCAATTCCCGTTGACGAGAATGGGCTGGTCGATCTCGCCTGGCTGGATGCGCGACTGGCGCGCTTCGTCGCCGAGAAGCCCGGCGCGCGGGCGTTGGTCTCGATCCATCTCGCCAATAACGAGACCGGGGTCATCCAGCCGATCGCCGAGGCGGCCGCGATCGCGCATCGCCATGGCGGCCTCATGCACAGCGACGCCGTGCAGGCGGCCGGCAAGATCGCCATCGATATCGCCGCGCTCGGCGTCGATGTGCTGACGCTTTCTGCCCACAAGATCGGCGGGCCGAAGGGCATCGGAGCGATCGTCTTCCGGACCGGCGCGCTCGAACTCTCCGACAAGCCGATGCGCGGCGGCGGTCAGGAGCGCGGCTGGCGCGCCGGAACCGAAAACCTGCCGGGAATCATCGGCTTCGGTGCTGCGGCCGAGATTGCAGGCAAAGTTCTGGCCGAGGAAGCCGGCCGGCTTGCCGGCCTGCGCGATCGCCTGGAGGCGGGGCTTGCGGCGCTGTCGCCTGAGACGGTGATCTTCGCTCAGGCCGCGCCGCGCCTGCCCAATACCAGCGCTTTCGCGACGCCGGGCCTCAAGGCCGAGACCGTGCTGATCAAGCTCGATCTCGCCGGTGCGGCGCTCTCGTCCGGCTCGGCCTGCTCTTCGGGCAAGGTCAAGCGCTCGCATGTGCTCGATGCGATGAAAATCGACCCCGCCATGAGCGCAGGGGCCTTGCGGGCCTCGCTCGGATGGACCACCTCCGAGGCGGATATCGACCTCTTTCTCGCAGCCTACGAAAAGCTCGTGGCTGCGCAATCCGATCGGAGCGCCAAGGCTGCCGCCTGA